Proteins found in one Dehalococcoidia bacterium genomic segment:
- a CDS encoding ABC transporter permease — translation MSAALILWSKQMQKLRVHPEEAVGMLIQPILWVVLFGIGMKGLLGPAIAGGGDIYITFMVPGIVALTAMSGAIGGGLVWLTERIQGIVKEYLAAPIPRLSILLGNALSIVTKTLFQAIVILVIGVLIGAQGNLDPLGWLGGLVLVMAYGLGFAGIALAFASKTDNPGSYHMVIFLLTLPLLFMSNALYPLESMPKWMEICARLNPTSYVVDGMRQTFFDSSVTLAGAEFLPLWLCFIVVVAFAAFGMLLAYVAFQRAIK, via the coding sequence ATGAGTGCAGCTTTGATCCTTTGGAGCAAGCAAATGCAGAAGCTGCGGGTGCACCCGGAAGAAGCTGTTGGAATGCTGATCCAGCCCATCCTGTGGGTCGTGCTGTTTGGTATTGGTATGAAGGGCCTGCTTGGACCGGCAATTGCAGGCGGAGGCGATATCTATATAACGTTCATGGTGCCAGGCATTGTTGCCCTCACCGCTATGAGCGGTGCTATCGGCGGCGGCCTGGTGTGGTTGACCGAGCGGATCCAGGGCATTGTCAAGGAGTATCTTGCAGCGCCTATTCCCCGACTTAGTATACTGTTGGGTAATGCCCTGAGCATAGTAACCAAGACACTGTTTCAGGCGATAGTGATACTAGTGATTGGAGTGCTGATTGGCGCTCAAGGAAACCTCGATCCTTTGGGCTGGCTTGGTGGACTGGTGTTGGTCATGGCCTATGGGTTGGGCTTTGCTGGCATTGCGCTGGCATTTGCATCCAAGACGGACAACCCTGGTTCATATCACATGGTGATCTTTCTCCTAACCTTGCCGCTTCTATTCATGAGCAACGCACTCTATCCTCTGGAATCTATGCCAAAGTGGATGGAGATCTGTGCCCGCTTGAATCCGACCAGCTATGTAGTAGACGGCATGCGACAAACATTTTTCGACAGCAGCGTTACTCTGGCAGGTGCCGAGTTTCTGCCCTTATGGCTATGTTTTATTGTCGTTGTGGCTTTTGCGGCTTTTGGTATGTTATTGGCCTACGTTGCGTTCCAGAGAGCGATTAAGTAA
- a CDS encoding ATP-binding cassette domain-containing protein: MSQDIRCPKCGSQTVVRTAKRGPNVGRSFHVCTRYPECKGKVAIGGQEGDTTQAAEVHKQAIADMAVEARGLVKRYGDDILAVDGVDLAIRRSTVYALLGPNGAGKTTTILMLTTLIQPTAGSASVAGFNVVHQASAVRRRIGVTFQEMVLDIELTGRQVLEYHGRLYGLRRARRKAKIAELLALVELKEAADRRVNTYSGGMKRRLELARGLMTEPEVLFLDEPTLGLDPQNRASIWDYIRNLKTQRGSTLLLTTHYMDEAEQLADRVGIIDHGRIVVEGSPRELIDQMGADSIRIVGQGDSDKFVEKVRALSFVETVTTGDGLIQIGVDSGNRRLSDVISAATGSGFVVEDISVAKPSLSDVFLKYTGRQLRDK, encoded by the coding sequence ATGTCCCAAGATATTAGATGTCCAAAATGTGGCTCTCAAACAGTTGTACGGACAGCAAAAAGAGGCCCAAATGTTGGCCGTTCATTCCATGTGTGCACTCGTTATCCTGAGTGCAAGGGGAAAGTAGCAATTGGAGGTCAAGAGGGCGACACTACTCAGGCAGCAGAAGTTCACAAACAAGCTATCGCAGACATGGCCGTTGAAGCCAGGGGACTGGTTAAACGCTATGGTGACGATATCCTAGCGGTAGATGGAGTTGACCTAGCCATTAGACGCAGCACCGTGTATGCTCTGCTGGGTCCAAATGGGGCCGGTAAGACGACGACGATTCTCATGCTGACGACGCTTATCCAACCGACGGCTGGTTCGGCAAGTGTAGCTGGCTTTAATGTGGTACACCAGGCAAGCGCCGTCCGCCGACGCATCGGTGTAACATTTCAAGAGATGGTTTTAGATATCGAGCTGACAGGGCGACAGGTACTGGAATATCACGGACGGCTATATGGCTTGAGAAGGGCACGACGCAAGGCCAAGATTGCCGAATTGCTGGCACTGGTTGAGTTGAAAGAGGCGGCTGACCGCCGGGTCAATACCTACTCAGGTGGCATGAAGCGCCGCCTGGAGCTTGCACGTGGCTTAATGACGGAGCCGGAGGTGCTCTTTCTTGATGAGCCAACACTGGGTCTCGACCCGCAAAATAGAGCCAGTATTTGGGACTACATCCGCAATTTGAAGACGCAGCGCGGCTCGACGTTGCTGCTGACGACGCACTATATGGACGAAGCCGAGCAACTGGCCGATCGGGTTGGAATCATTGACCATGGGCGCATTGTGGTTGAAGGTTCGCCTCGTGAGTTGATTGACCAGATGGGCGCTGATTCTATCCGAATTGTGGGGCAAGGAGATAGCGACAAGTTCGTTGAGAAAGTTCGGGCTTTATCCTTTGTAGAGACTGTGACGACGGGCGATGGGTTGATTCAGATTGGCGTCGATTCTGGTAACAGACGGCTTTCCGATGTGATATCTGCGGCGACCGGCAGCGGCTTTGTTGTCGAGGACATCTCAGTTGCTAAGCCCAGCCTGAGCGATGTTTTCCTCAAGTACACGGGCCGCCAGTTGCGGGATAAATAG